The genomic DNA TCTGACCAGGTCACTTCCACATAATTAATTCTCATGCCTGGCTGCACAGGGAAATTATAGTCCTGGCCCGGATAGAGCCATCCGTCGTAAACTGCGGCAGAGGCTGCCAGGCTGAACAGTAAAAGAGCGCAGACGGTAAGTCTCATGAAAATCTCCTCCCTGAATTCTAAGCTCTCCGGCTTATTTGTTAACAAAATTATATCCAGGTCTGGTTATATGTCAAGGTGTTTCGGAGCTGGATTAATTCACATTCCACCTCAAGCTGAAGTCCAATATACGACTGATCTGATTCGGTCGATAGGTACTGCTATGAGAACTGTTCTGGCTGTTTTACTGTTTTACTGCCTGACTCTGATGGCTGGCGAAAAAGTTACCAGGGATGACCTGGTGCGCCTGATCGCAAGAAACGACAAGAATGTGGAGTCAGTAAGCGGGTATCTCCCGTATTCGCTAGGGCTGGATGAGGAAAAGTATTTCAGAGAGCTTCTGCATTATGCATCTGATTTCAAACGATCACAGCGTGAATTCCTGCTGATCCTGGACCTCTGCGGTCAGTGTCCAAGCGTAACCGGGGAAGTCGGGACAATCATTGCGCCCTATACCACTGAGATCGCACATCACAATTACCTGGATTTTTTAAAATTAAACATCTTGCGTGCTGACCTGGAAAAAATAGACAGGCACAGGCTGCGGGAATTTTTAATCAAGCGCTGCGAGGATTTCATTACTGACAGCGAGCGATTCAAAATTCTGCTCGTGGAACTCGATCCCTGCAAGCCCCCGCCGCCAAGAGTAGTGATCGTGCCTCTTTCACCACCCCCGCCCGCCGCCACCGCCCCGGCCGCCACCGCTGAAACCTCTGCCACCGGATCTGGAACTGAAGCTGCCCCTTCCACCGACTCCTCCGGAGGGACCGCTGGATATTGAATTAGCTACAACTGAATTGAAGCCTGAATTGAGAACTTTCGGGAAACTGTAATAACAAATCCTGCCTCCTCCTGTATACCAGGAAGGTTCCTCTGCCTGTGCCAGCACTGCAGTGAACTTTTCTCCCCAGGGGATTTCCACGTCCAGGGCCAGGGCATAGGGAAGATTCCGCTCAAACAATGTTTTGTTCAATTCAGGTGATCTGCCGCTGAATCTGTCTGCATCAGCGATACCCAGAAACATTTTCAATCCCAGCAGTTCCTCGATCAGCCTCAGGCCTTTCAAAGTGGGAGCAGGCAGCAGGAAGAAAAAAAGCGTGTCAATTGCACTGATCAGAGTGATCAGGATGGCGATCGCCGGATTGAGATCGTATAATTGCACTATCTGATAAATCAGCCAGACGTTGAGAATCGTACAGACAATGCCCAGGGAGAGGTACAGACCGGATTTTACCGGTCCTTCCAGGCCGAGGTTACTGTCAAGTTCATGTCTGATCCCTGCTCCGATCGCGCAGGATGTCAGGATGTTTCCTGAAACCAGAATCAGTGTGATTGCCAGCATGGCCTCGATACTTTCGCCGTACAGGATCATCAATCCCCAGGTGATGAGTGACAGGCTCAAGCCGATGATGAAACAGCCAAAGTTGCTGGAATAATAATCTTCAAGCCAGTTTTTCTCCATGTATTTATCCAGCTTGATCAGGGCACTGGAAAGTGAATGGGAATAATCAGGACCGACTTTCAATTTGTCGGCAGAGCTGAAAATCTCTTTAGCGATGATCATTTCATCATCTGAAAGCCGGCTTTCGTCTGTCCCGGTTTTTTCCAGGGAATACGACTTATCCTGCACGTTTATCTTCAGGTATCCTTTAACTGCCATGCTGATGATGGCTGAAAGCAGGCTTTGATTGTCGGTCTCGCGATTGATCAGGAATCTGGCTGCAGCAGGGGAAATGCCCGCAGGTCCCTCAAATCTCGGGAAGATTGAACCAGCCCTGGGGTCCTGCCCCACCTTATACCAGACCAGCAGGAAATAGCAGAGAAGCAGCACTGTCCCGACCAGTCCGATGAACAGGTTCAGATTGTCTCCTACAAAATCCTGGAATTTGAGGGGAGGAGCGGTTGTCAGACCTTTCGGCCAGCCAAGCACAAAGGTGATGCCTTCCAAAGGCTGCAGCACCCGCTTATTCTTTACTGCATATCCGGTATTGAGATTTTCCGTTGTGAGGATCTGCTCCCTGCTGCCGTATTTCCCGCCAAAGCACTCGAAGGAAGTGATTTTACCCCTGAATTGCTGCGGAATTGTCAGATTTACATCAGCAGACAGGATAGGATAATTCCAGCCATTGCCGATCGCGTTGAAGTAAAGTTCGTCATGATCCGTAAAAATTCCGAATACCCGGCTGAGCTTGAATTTGATGTCATAGGTGTGAATGCCGCGGGACAAAATTCTGTCAGGCGACCCGATTACAATCATCGCTGAACTGAATGTTCTTTCCACTTCATAGGATTCCGGATTTCCGTCCATCTCGATGGAAAGGATCGAAAAACCGCATTTTTTTGTCAATCCGAAAGAATTGACATAGGAAACAGGGAAATCCCTGCAGATCCCATGGCGGATTTCATCCAGTTCCGTCTGGACCCTGATTTTTTCATAGATCAGGATTGAGTCATCAGGATTGATTTCTATGTTTACGAGATAGTTCTGGATGTGATCGCAGATTCCTGCAGAAGCGGCAATAAAAACTATGAACAGAAACAGGAATATTTTCATCAGGCGCTCCTTGAAATTAAAATCTGACTGGAGGCGATTCGTCTTCCTGCGCAGCCAGCTCAAAGTATTCCCTGGACTTGAAATTGGCTGCTCTGGCTATCAGCAGGGCAGGGAACGACTGGGCCAGCACGTTGTAATTCCGCACTGCTCCATTGTATAAACGCCGTGAATTCTGGATCGCATCCTCAACTGCTGAAATTTCCTTCTGCAGTGAGAGAAAATTCTGGTCTGCCTTGAGATCAGGATAGGATTCGGCGAGGGCCAGGATGGATCTGATGCTTCCCGCGAGCCTGGATTCGCTTGCTGAGCGCTCAGGCAGTGCCCCTGTATCCAGGCATTCGCTCCTGGTCTTGGCAATGTCTTCCAGCACTCTTTTTTCATGTGCGCTGTAGGCTGAAACCGCATCCACGAGCTTAGGGATCAGATCATGCCTGCGCTTGAGCTGCACATTTACGTCAGCTTCAGCTTCGCAGGTGATATTATAGAGCCTGATCAGGTAGTTGAATAGGAGCGCGAAGATGAGTACCAACGATAAAATTGAAAACAGAAGAGTTCCAAATGTAACTGACATCAACCCTCCACAGTTTATTTTTTAAAAATTTATCACCTTATCACCTGCAAATTTCAAATGTGCTGCATTGATTTTAAGTCTGAAAAGTAAGTTTTGTCAACCTGAACATTAACCCAGCCCTTGACAAAACGGGTTTCCGGACTAAAATTAGATTAAAGATCAGGACTACAGGGGATAAGATGACAAGAATTCTATTTCTATTTATTTTTCTGACTTCTATTTTTAAAGTTTCGGCATCTGATGACAGCAGTATCATGGCTTCTGTATTCGATCAGTTGCAGCAGAAAGACGACAAGGAATTAAAAAGTGCATACTGCGGATACATCAGGCTGGAAGAAAAGGCCGAAGCTCTGCACGCTTACGCTCAGTCGCTGGCAGACAGCGGCAATGTGACTGAGGAGCAGGTGAAAAATGTCACTGCAGCTTACAAGGCCCTGGCTGTCCGGCGCACGGATCTTACCAGGAAAATACTGGATTCCAGGGGAAAACCCAAGGATTCCATCAGGATGCACGAAGATGTAATCAGCCTGAACAACGAAATTTTCGATAAGACATACGTCAATCTCGGTTACGACGATCCGGCAGAATTCATGAAGCGGGTGGACAGCGGAGTCTATCTGCTCGATCCATATCAGCAGGGCAAGGCTGTGGTGCTGTTCGTGCACGGCCATGGCGCAAGCCCCAGCGATTTCGACTTCATCAACAAGAATCTGGATAAGAATCGCTTCCAGGCCTGGGCTTTTTACTATCCGAGCGGAGAGGCTGTCAAAGACACTTCAGCCAGGCTTCTGAATGAAATCAAGGCACTCAAAGCCAAGTACAATTTCACGGATCTGTATATAGTCGGCCACAGCCTGGGCGGAGTGATCACCCGCGACTTGTTCGCCCAGAACAAAGATACTCCTGTCCCTGGCCTGAAAGGAATCATGACTCTCGCCAGCCCTAACAAGGGCGTATCCTTCAAGATCCCCTGGATGTTCGAGCTGGTCTGCCTGGTGATCCTGGATCATGTGGACAAGTCTTTATCTGAACTGTATGTGAACAGCCCGCTGCTGAACGAAATCAACGGACACCCTGTGCAGGGCGTGAAATTCGTCACTTATGCAGGCAACAAACCGAAAAACTGGTTTTATTCATTCACTTCGAAAATCATGGGCGGAGTCAACGACGGCCTGGTCAAGGTGGAAAATGCCGCGATCGACGGGGCTGCCAACACAGTCCTGCCCGAAGATCACAGCACAATCAGGCTTTCCCAGAATGTAGTTCAAGCCCTGAACAAGATCTGACCGGCTGTTGAAAAACGGCCATCTGCGGCGTTGCACTCAACCTCGATCGGTCACCGTACGTTTAAGTACGGCTCCCTTACTCGGTTTCGTGCGCCTTGCATCTGGCCATTTTTGAACAGCCGGTTAAGGTGAAGTCTCTGAACATTAAAATTTGTCAGGGTTGAAATCCTTGTGGGGTGGCCGGAGTTACCTTTTGGACTTCTGAGCTTGCCGAAGAAGGTCAAAATGGTAACGCAGAGACAGGACCAGCCACAAATCAAGGCCTTCGAACAACATCCGGCTGCACACCACAAAAATTTGCCAAATTCATCAAGTAAGCTATAATGCCTGCAGTAAATACCCGGAGGGTTGATGAAGAAGAATCAAATTCTAAAAGTATCCCGCATGGCGGAAAATCTTACAGGCTCTGAGATCATCAAGCTGGCAGGCGAGATCCGCGAAAGAATCCAGAGAGGGGAACAGATCTACAACTTCACGATCGGAGATTTCGATCCCTCCATTTTTCCGATCCCGGTAGAGCTCAAGTCTGGAATCATCGCGGCTTATGAGAAAGGCGAAACCAATTATCCTCCAGCTGACGGCATGCTGCAGCTCAGAAAATCAGTGGCCGGGTTTTTAAAAACCAGAGGAGGCCTGGAATACGGCGAACAGCAGATACTGATTGCAGGCGGAGCCAGACCCCTCATCTATACTGCTTACAGGACCCTGGTCGATCCGGGGGATACTGTGATCGTGCCTGTGCCGTCCTGGAACAACAATCATTACTGTCATCAGATGGCTGCAAAGCCAGCTTTCATAGAAACCACTGCTTCGCACAATTTCATGCCGACTGCAGATGAAATTGCCCCTCATATTGAAGAGGCATCCCTGATCGCCTTATGCTCTCCCCAGAATCCTACAGGCACTGTTTTCGATAGGAATGAACTGGCCAGAATCTGCCAACTGGTAATTTCTGAAAACAGAAGCCGGAAAAAGGGAGTGAAACCACTTTATGTTCTGTACGACCAGATTTACTGGATGCTCACATCCGGGAAAATAAAGCATTACGATCCTGTCTCGCTTTTCCCTGAGATGAGAGATTACACGCTTTATATTGATGGAATCTCCAAGTCATTTGCAGCCACAGGAGTCAGGGTGGGATGGGCTTTCGGACCGCAGAGGGTGCTGGATAAGATGAAAGCGATC from Candidatus Wallbacteria bacterium includes the following:
- a CDS encoding DUF2207 domain-containing protein, with amino-acid sequence MKIFLFLFIVFIAASAGICDHIQNYLVNIEINPDDSILIYEKIRVQTELDEIRHGICRDFPVSYVNSFGLTKKCGFSILSIEMDGNPESYEVERTFSSAMIVIGSPDRILSRGIHTYDIKFKLSRVFGIFTDHDELYFNAIGNGWNYPILSADVNLTIPQQFRGKITSFECFGGKYGSREQILTTENLNTGYAVKNKRVLQPLEGITFVLGWPKGLTTAPPLKFQDFVGDNLNLFIGLVGTVLLLCYFLLVWYKVGQDPRAGSIFPRFEGPAGISPAAARFLINRETDNQSLLSAIISMAVKGYLKINVQDKSYSLEKTGTDESRLSDDEMIIAKEIFSSADKLKVGPDYSHSLSSALIKLDKYMEKNWLEDYYSSNFGCFIIGLSLSLITWGLMILYGESIEAMLAITLILVSGNILTSCAIGAGIRHELDSNLGLEGPVKSGLYLSLGIVCTILNVWLIYQIVQLYDLNPAIAILITLISAIDTLFFFLLPAPTLKGLRLIEELLGLKMFLGIADADRFSGRSPELNKTLFERNLPYALALDVEIPWGEKFTAVLAQAEEPSWYTGGGRICYYSFPKVLNSGFNSVVANSISSGPSGGVGGRGSFSSRSGGRGFSGGGRGGGGGRGW
- a CDS encoding LemA family protein, with the protein product MSVTFGTLLFSILSLVLIFALLFNYLIRLYNITCEAEADVNVQLKRRHDLIPKLVDAVSAYSAHEKRVLEDIAKTRSECLDTGALPERSASESRLAGSIRSILALAESYPDLKADQNFLSLQKEISAVEDAIQNSRRLYNGAVRNYNVLAQSFPALLIARAANFKSREYFELAAQEDESPPVRF
- a CDS encoding alpha/beta hydrolase, encoding MTRILFLFIFLTSIFKVSASDDSSIMASVFDQLQQKDDKELKSAYCGYIRLEEKAEALHAYAQSLADSGNVTEEQVKNVTAAYKALAVRRTDLTRKILDSRGKPKDSIRMHEDVISLNNEIFDKTYVNLGYDDPAEFMKRVDSGVYLLDPYQQGKAVVLFVHGHGASPSDFDFINKNLDKNRFQAWAFYYPSGEAVKDTSARLLNEIKALKAKYNFTDLYIVGHSLGGVITRDLFAQNKDTPVPGLKGIMTLASPNKGVSFKIPWMFELVCLVILDHVDKSLSELYVNSPLLNEINGHPVQGVKFVTYAGNKPKNWFYSFTSKIMGGVNDGLVKVENAAIDGAANTVLPEDHSTIRLSQNVVQALNKI
- a CDS encoding aminotransferase class I/II-fold pyridoxal phosphate-dependent enzyme; this encodes MKKNQILKVSRMAENLTGSEIIKLAGEIRERIQRGEQIYNFTIGDFDPSIFPIPVELKSGIIAAYEKGETNYPPADGMLQLRKSVAGFLKTRGGLEYGEQQILIAGGARPLIYTAYRTLVDPGDTVIVPVPSWNNNHYCHQMAAKPAFIETTASHNFMPTADEIAPHIEEASLIALCSPQNPTGTVFDRNELARICQLVISENRSRKKGVKPLYVLYDQIYWMLTSGKIKHYDPVSLFPEMRDYTLYIDGISKSFAATGVRVGWAFGPQRVLDKMKAILGHIGAWAPRAEQIACAGFLSQNEAVDRFLLKYRADINSKLFAFHEGFQQLKKEGFPVDSVTPQAAIYLTAKIDITGAKTQAGVKLATTADATAYLLDEARIALVPFYAFGAGLTSPWYRLSVGTAVNRDIGKFFIGLRDALGRLIKNKITPDRAASSESG